The genomic interval CTGCATGGatcaagggattttccaggcaagtggactggagtgggttgccccataaaaatatatatcttagaattcatattttttgttcacatttttacatcataataaaatagaaccaaaagatataataaaatggaataaaagtaTCTGATTAGAtataataaaatggaataaaaatatctGATCACTAGGTATGCATATCTAGATAATATTTGGAttaaagacagaaggagaaaaaaattatctggAAACCAGTAACAAGAACATTTCATAGCAAAATCTCAGTCTATAGTAAAACAAGTGTTTTAAATGACTCAGAGCTAGGAAGaggataaagataaaatattaagaaatagtttttcttatttcatgaaattataaaatgccAAATAAGCGTAAATAAATTTACAAACACAAAAACCTACATTAATGAAACAAAGTGGAAAGGACAAATCTttccaaaagcattaaaaattatttttggagaaAACTTGTAATAGGGGAAAACTATTGTGAAACTCATGAAAAGAGAAATCAGTTAAGAATAGCAATGAAAAAGTAGACAGAACGACTCATAAGGGGAGACTATAGAATTATACACTAATAGATATATTTTGTTCACAGAAATGAATAATTTCCctcaaaatattaagaattaaaGTGCTCTAAAATCACCATAATGAACTCTTCTTTCTGACTAATCCCCTATTTTGGTCTGAcgtttcttttgaaatattagtATTGTCTATTAGATTACAAGATATTCTAGACTGTGAGTCAAGTTCTCTGCAAAATGAGCAGTTAAGTTTGAACTCCACAGCCATATGGCTCGGATTCAAGTTCTGCCTCAACCACTTATTTAGCTATGACCTtgaccttttttcttccttttttataatgaaaatgacaatgctaataatagcaataattgcCTAATAGGGTTGCTTCTGAGACTAAATTAGGTaaagtacaaataaaataattagtagTCATCTGGTCCTTGactgtattcatttattcaacaaatatttctgaacCTCTTATCTCTGTGTCTGTTATATTGTAGATACTGGTATTATAGaagtaaacaagaaaaagtcCCTGCCTTAATGAATTTTTCATGCTAATGGACAAGTCAGATAATAAGCATAGCAGTGTAACATGGAAAAGTGACAAGATCATTAATCTATTGTGtggggctttgttgttgtttagtcactaagttatgtccaactctttgtgaccccatggactgtagcccaccaggctcttctgtccatgcgattttacaggcaagaacattggagtgagtgGCCCTTTCCTTCTTAAGTGGTGGTTTGTAGCCaataaaaacagtttatttttcagttacaCATAATGCAATACTCAAATTTGTTTTAAACCTTAGTTAAGTTGTGGTGACAAACATGACCAAAAGCTCAGGCTTCAGCaaggaagacttgggtttgaatcttACCTCTGCTCTAAATTTACCTTTAATTaagtttacttaatatttttgctttgatttatttattgtaaaatgTGGATGATGATACCTCTCTCCCAGAACCTTGATGAGATTCAATAAATTGCATGGCATATTGCTTGTAGCTTGAAAATATGttcatttctcttcccttcccctctctatTCTATTTGGtccactttatttcttttcttctttctttggtctattcctttttatattttcttttcttcctatgaGTATATGCTACTTCTACATTGGTACATAGTTGAATATAATCATAGTAGAATACATATTTTATCTTAACATATTCTAATATATTACAGGTGAAAAAGAAACCAtacaatggaatgggaaaaccAAACCATTCTGGTGGAATTTTTTCTGAAGGGGCTTTCTGGTTATCCAAGGCTTGAGCTACTCTTTTTTGTGCTAGTCTTAATAATGTATGTGGTCATCCTTCTGGGGAATGGTACCCTTATTCTCATTAGCATCTTAGACTCCCACCTTCACACCCCTATGTACTTCTTCCTGGGGAACCTCTCCTTCCTGGACATCTGCTACACCACTGTCTCCATTCCCCCCATGCTGGTGAGCttcctttcagaaaaaaagaccatctccttctctggctGTGCTGTGCAGATGTTCCTTGGCTTGGCCATGGGGACAACAGAGTGTGTGCTCCTGGGCATGATGGCCTTTGACCGGTATGTGGCTATTTGCAACCCTCTGAGATATTCTGTCATCATGAGCAAGGGTTCCTATGTGCCCATGGCAGCTGGCTCCTGGATCATAGGAGTTGTCAACTCTACAGTACAAACTGGGTGTGTAGTACAATTGCCCTTCTGCAGGAATAATGTCATCAATCATTTCACCTGTGAAATTCTGGCTGTCATGAAATTGGCCTGTGCTGATATCTCAGGTAACGAGTTCATCATGCTTGTGGCCACAACCTTATTCATAATGACACCATTATTGTTAATCATTATCTCTTACACATTAATTATTATCAGCATCCTCAGAATTCACTCTTCTGAGGGGAGAAGCAAAGTCTTCTCTACCTGCTCAGCCCACTTGACTGTGGTGATAATATTCTACGGAACCATTCTCTTCATGTACATGAAGCCCAAGTCTAAAGAGACACTTAATTCAGATGACATGGATGCTACTGACAAACTTGTATCTGTGTTCTATGGCGTGATGACTCCTATGATTAATCCTTTAATCTACAGTCTCAGGAACAAGGATGTGAAGGAAGCAGTAAAACACTTACTGAgaagaaaagtttttaataagTAAATGGAAAAGGGACAGGTAACTTTTATCATCACAGTGTAGAAATCAATTAATCAATTTTGTTGGTTAGTcactgagtcttctccaacttttttgcaacccagtggactgtagcccaccaggctcctcagtatatgggattttctaggcaagaatatgaatgagttgccattttcttctccaggggatcttcctgatccagggatcaaaccctcatcttctgcattggcagacggattctttaccactgagccacctgggaagcccctcatatcCAACTAGGAGGcattaaattattcttttctactttcaaCATATCTGCTTtggcagttgtttttttttttaatatatatacctTCTGATACATGGGATCTAACTGCTTTGGTCTTACAACCAAATACCTGATATTTAAAGctgtaaatataaataacttcTGAGTCAAATTACCCActgttaaaaatagagctatatatttttctctgttctaTAGGCTCTCTATCcatgaaatatttaatgtattgCCAATCCAAGAGGAATCTGTTATTAAGAAATGTGAATCTATCTTTTAGATGGtttttacatttgatttttatctggggtttatatttctttcctctgtttgTAACCTTCAATCTTGAAAAAAATCCcctttgtcattttatttcttccttttatttaaaatatttatttatttggctctgttggatcttagttgcagcatgtgggatattgcAGCACATGAACTTTCTAGTTATGGCATGTGGACTCCAGAGCTCATGGTCTCAATAGTTGTAGCACTCAGGCTTACTGGGCTTGTTTGTCCCAGGTATGTGGGATTTTATTCTCcaatcagagatcgaacccatgtccgtTTCACTGCAAGTCAGATTCCCAAccattggaccataaaggaagtcCGTATTTCTTCTTGATCTGAGTTGCACACTTCAGATTTTCATCTTAgactttaatgtttattttaatattacatCTCTTTTCTCTGTAACTGTTATCATATTAGcctctgaattttaaattttatttagttttgattatgtttattttagaattaaaaaaaaaaaactttgaggtACTAAGTTActtggttttatttctctttgattgTTTTAGCTTTCTAATGCTAACAAAAATCCCATAATACttaattgttcatttttatttagattttaaaatcttcttgtttttctatcttatcctttaattttttttaatcttgtatttattttcactatGAGGAAGGCATACATTTCTCCCCTTATATTTCTCAAATGAGGCAGTGAGTAACATTATACAGACTACCATCACACAAAGAGAGAAATTGAGTCTATTTCTCTTGAGTCCTTTCTATTTCTATCTCTATCTTTTTGAAACGTTGTTTTAACTCTATTAGTAATTTTTTGACAATGTTCTTTAAGAAATTTGAGATAACCTTCAGTTAATCATTCCCAGATTCTAcatataactaaaaaaaaaggaaaaaaaaaaagacctaactGACTTCCTCTTGGAATGGTGTGCTTTCTGAATCTGTACAGGGAATAAAATGAGTTCTTGTGAGtttcttttctgaaaagtttatatatatatatattatatatatatatattatttttgttattcttttacatttactTCTTTCATCATGATGGTCAATGAGAAGCTGcccccaaagatttttttttttttttgaaaaatgagatcACAGTTTTTTCACTGGTTTTCAGGTTTTCTCAATAGTTGGATTCAATGTTGGTCATTATGCACCCTCCCAGAAAGTGGAAACACCATATGGAAGATTGGTCTTTCTTTGGGAACAGAGGCTAgcaatttttgaattttattcgaCTTTATTAGGACAAAAAATGTGCCATTCAGAGGGAGATAGAATACAGAAGTGTGAGGGAATAGTTGTTTTTAGAAACTTCTGGTTGTGGCTAATCATTTCTTATTCCTGATCACTATTTAGGCTGCATTGCTAGTCATTTGAGCCTGTTCTTCAGTGTCATCAATGTTGATgtggttctttttccagtttgttttatGCCATGTGTGGATTATTTTGCCTTTGTTCCCTGAGCTATAGCTGGCTCTGGACTTCTTTCTAAGTGAAAATTTGaggaagagttgacccattggaaaagactctgatgctgtgacggattgggggcaggaggaaaagggggcaacagaggatgagatggctggatggcatcactgactcgatggacgtgagtttgagtgaattttgggagttggtgatggacagggaggcctggcatgctgcgattcatggggtcgcaaagagtcggacatgactgagcaactgaactgaactaataaggaaataaaaatgcagaaaaggaaacaagaaaacctTAATTAGACATCTCTTTCTTCTTAACCCCCACCATAAGGAagtttctttatcatctaagtcTCTTCTTATCCCTGGTCTCCTATTTCATTAATAGGGTTAACTGTGCCTCAGATTAGAATGCTATCTTAAATGTATTATCACCCTGAGTTCCAAGGGTATATATTGTCAGAGATTGATTGTTTTCCTAGCTTGATTCCATGGACTTAGATCTGGTCCTTGGAAGTGATCAATGTAACCCAAAGTAGTTTCCATCAGCCATGGCACAAACTGTACTGTTTTAGGGTGCTGGTAGCAAAACATGATGCCAATATTTTGTGTGTGAAACATCCTATGGTCTTGGAACGTGATGACCCTTATGGAAACAACCTTGGAGTAGTGACCATATCTTTCGATTTGCTCAGAACTTATCTAATTAATACCAGCTGCTACAGTATAATTATTAATTATCATTTCATGTCAAAAGTGTCCTAGTTTTGATCATCTAATTTATGGGCACACTAAACAGTAGGGCCTGTTTGAGACAATGTAAGAatcagcgtcagactttatttttctgggctacaaaatcactgcagatggtgactgcagccatgaaattaaaagacgcttactccttggaaggaaagttatgaccaacctagatagcatattgaaaagcagagacattactttgtcaaaaaggtccatctagtcaaggctatggtttttccagtggtcatgtatagatgtgagagttgggactgtgaagaaagctgagcaccgaagaattgatgcttttgcactgtggtgttggagaagactcttgagagtcccttggactgcaaggagatccaacccgtccattctgaaggagatcaaccctggaatttctttggaaggaatgatactaaagctgaaactccagtactttgggcacctcatgcgaagagttgactcattggaaaagactctgatgctgggagggattgggggcaggaggagaaggggacgacagaggatgagatggctggatggcatcactgactcaatggacgtgagtctgagtgaactctgggagctggtgatggacacggaggcctggcgtgctgcaattcatggggtcacaaagagtcggacatgactgagcaactgaactgaactgaactgcactgaactgaagaatcAGATTCCAGGGGAGTGATAGGAATAGCAGATCATAACAGTGTGATAGCAGTATCCTGAGGGGGAGGAGGTGGACATATATTCAGCACATGTGAGGTACTCCCAGGGACTCTTGAAGTTA from Bos mutus isolate GX-2022 chromosome 8, NWIPB_WYAK_1.1, whole genome shotgun sequence carries:
- the LOC102280299 gene encoding olfactory receptor 13C2 — translated: MEWENQTILVEFFLKGLSGYPRLELLFFVLVLIMYVVILLGNGTLILISILDSHLHTPMYFFLGNLSFLDICYTTVSIPPMLVSFLSEKKTISFSGCAVQMFLGLAMGTTECVLLGMMAFDRYVAICNPLRYSVIMSKGSYVPMAAGSWIIGVVNSTVQTGCVVQLPFCRNNVINHFTCEILAVMKLACADISGNEFIMLVATTLFIMTPLLLIIISYTLIIISILRIHSSEGRSKVFSTCSAHLTVVIIFYGTILFMYMKPKSKETLNSDDMDATDKLVSVFYGVMTPMINPLIYSLRNKDVKEAVKHLLRRKVFNK